One window of the Oncorhynchus keta strain PuntledgeMale-10-30-2019 chromosome 31, Oket_V2, whole genome shotgun sequence genome contains the following:
- the LOC118364585 gene encoding transmembrane protein 158-like, with translation MLSNSSTFLLALTTVAGLLQRCHGWSDEDLLLPPINSTNRFLANLEVDVHYSKRSVEESEASSSDTSLQPLPHCNVSVQRLFPTSLVARWDSNFGFQCDVFIYTANNNGRAFFSAAINRAISPVLIEHLGVTGGQQEFRLCVGCGMSRYRRFGKSKAQQTGDPINFCCVDFSLDELNGDKSWRLNRKPIESTLVACFMTLVIIVWSVAALIWPVPIIAGFLPNGMEQRRPR, from the coding sequence ATGCTGAGCAACTCCTCGACTTTTCTGCTGGCTCTGACCACCGTAGCCGGACTACTCCAGCGGTGCCACGGCTGGAGCGACGAGGAcctcctgttaccacccatcaACTCCACCAACAGATTCTTGGCCAACTTGGAGGTGGACGTGCACTACTCGAAGAGATCCGTGGAGGAGAGCGAAGCCTCCTCGTCAGACACTTCGTTACAGCCGTTGCCACATTGCAACGTCAGCGTGCAGAGACTTTTCCCCACCTCGCTGGTGGCTCGTTGGGACAGCAACTTCGGTTTCCAGTGCGATGTGTTTATATATACCGCCAATAACAATGGAAGGGCCTTTTTCTCTGCTGCTATCAACAGAGCCATCTCACCTGTTCTCATCGAACACCTCGGAGTCACCGGCGGCCAGCAGGAGTTTAGACTGTGTGTTGGATGTGGCATGTCACGATACCGGCGATTCGGCAAGTCAAAGGCTCAGCAGACGGGGGATCCCATCAATTTCTGCTGTGTTGACTTCAGCCTTGACGAACTAAATGGGGACAAAAGTTGGAGATTGAACCGTAAACCCATCGAGTCAACTCTTGTGGCTTGTTTCATGACTCTAGTGATAATAGTGTGGAGTGTTGCTGCCCTCATATGGCCGGTGCCTATTATTGCAGGATTTCTGCCCAACGGAATGGAACAGAGACGGCCGAGATAA